In Companilactobacillus allii, one genomic interval encodes:
- a CDS encoding F0F1 ATP synthase subunit epsilon codes for MADQNHVVMVNIVTPDGVVYDHHANLLVASAIDGDVGIMASHEPLIAPLKIAEVRVKRTDNPHHEDAIAVNGGFLEFSNDLVSIVANSAERARDIDLRRAEYAKQKAESTIKTAEEKHNVDDLARAQVSLRKAVNRINVSSHK; via the coding sequence ATGGCTGATCAAAATCATGTTGTGATGGTCAATATTGTTACTCCTGATGGTGTCGTATATGACCATCACGCCAATCTTTTGGTTGCGAGTGCAATTGATGGTGATGTAGGTATCATGGCTAGCCATGAACCGCTTATTGCACCACTGAAAATTGCTGAGGTACGTGTTAAACGTACTGATAATCCCCATCATGAAGATGCTATCGCTGTAAATGGCGGATTCTTGGAGTTCAGCAATGATCTTGTTTCTATTGTAGCTAATAGCGCCGAGAGAGCTAGAGATATTGATTTGAGACGTGCAGAATATGCTAAACAAAAAGCTGAAAGTACAATTAAAACAGCTGAAGAAAAGCATAACGTCGATGATCTAGCACGTGCTCAGGTTTCTTTACGTAAGGCTGTGAATAGAATTAACGTTAGCTCACATAAGTGA
- the atpD gene encoding F0F1 ATP synthase subunit beta, translated as MSSKGKVIQVIGPVVDVEFPLDGDLPELNDALVVKKNDGSSITLEVALELGDGALRAISMGSTDGLQRGAETVNTGSSISVPVGKETLGRVFNVLGETIDGGKEFPADFRRDSIHRSAPAYDELNTSTEILETGIKVIDLLEPYVRGGKVGLFGGAGVGKTVLIQELIHNIAEEHGGISVFTGVGERTREGNDLYYEMKESGVLEKTAMVYGQMNESPGARMRVALTGLTIAEYFRDVEGQDVLLFIDNIFRFTQAGSEVSALLGRMPSAVGYQPTLATEMGQLQERITSTKKGSITSIQAVYVPADDYTDPAPATTFAHLDATTNLERKLTEQGIYPAVDPLASSSSALDPSVVGQEHYDVATQVQQVLQRYRELQDIISILGMDELSDDEKTIVARARRIQFFLSQNFSVAEQFTGIPGSYVPVEETVKDFKDILNGKYDDVPEDAFNGVGGIKDVLEKAKKMGWSPADDEQQDDTAEAVAN; from the coding sequence ATGAGTAGCAAAGGTAAAGTTATTCAGGTAATTGGTCCAGTTGTTGACGTTGAATTTCCTTTAGATGGAGATCTTCCAGAACTTAATGACGCCTTAGTTGTTAAGAAGAATGACGGATCAAGTATTACCCTAGAAGTTGCTCTAGAACTAGGTGATGGCGCCTTACGTGCTATTTCCATGGGTTCTACTGATGGACTTCAAAGAGGTGCTGAAACTGTTAATACAGGTAGCTCAATTTCTGTTCCTGTCGGAAAAGAAACATTGGGACGTGTATTTAATGTTTTAGGTGAAACAATTGATGGAGGTAAGGAATTCCCTGCCGATTTCAGAAGAGATAGTATTCACCGTTCAGCACCTGCTTATGATGAATTAAATACATCAACAGAAATTCTTGAAACAGGTATTAAAGTTATCGATCTTCTTGAACCATACGTTCGTGGTGGTAAAGTTGGTTTGTTCGGTGGTGCCGGTGTTGGTAAAACCGTTCTTATTCAGGAATTGATCCACAATATTGCTGAAGAGCATGGTGGTATATCAGTATTTACTGGTGTTGGTGAAAGAACACGTGAAGGTAATGACCTTTATTATGAAATGAAGGAATCCGGTGTTCTTGAAAAGACAGCCATGGTTTATGGCCAAATGAATGAATCACCTGGTGCTCGTATGCGTGTTGCCTTAACTGGTTTGACAATTGCTGAGTATTTCCGTGATGTTGAAGGACAAGATGTTCTATTGTTTATCGATAACATCTTTAGATTTACACAAGCAGGTTCAGAAGTTTCAGCCTTGCTTGGACGTATGCCTTCAGCTGTTGGTTATCAACCAACATTGGCTACAGAAATGGGTCAATTGCAAGAAAGAATCACTTCTACAAAGAAGGGTTCAATCACTTCAATTCAAGCCGTTTATGTTCCAGCTGATGATTATACTGATCCTGCTCCAGCTACAACTTTCGCCCATTTGGATGCTACAACCAACTTGGAACGTAAGTTAACTGAGCAAGGTATCTATCCAGCTGTTGATCCACTAGCATCATCATCTTCAGCACTTGATCCTTCAGTTGTTGGACAAGAGCATTATGATGTTGCTACACAAGTTCAACAAGTACTTCAAAGATATCGTGAACTCCAAGATATTATTTCAATTCTTGGTATGGACGAATTGTCTGATGATGAAAAGACTATTGTTGCACGTGCAAGACGTATCCAATTCTTCTTGTCACAAAACTTTAGTGTTGCTGAACAATTTACAGGTATCCCAGGTTCTTATGTTCCTGTTGAAGAAACAGTTAAGGACTTTAAAGACATTCTTAATGGTAAATACGACGATGTTCCAGAAGACGCCTTCAACGGTGTTGGTGGAATTAAAGATGTTCTCGAAAAAGCCAAGAAGATGGGCTGGAGTCCTGCAGATGATGAACAACAAGATGATACTGCTGAGGCAGTAGCTAACTAA
- a CDS encoding F0F1 ATP synthase subunit gamma, with the protein MAESLMDIKRRISSTKKTGQITRAMQMVSGAKLSRIEKKSIAYQLYAKKVEDIVRHLTMGNLFKEISVTETSSDPWSLNNLLQVREVKKTAYVVITSDRGLVGGYNSNILKAMMDIFDKKYHNDLSKFTVISLGTTGSEFFKSRGIDISYEYRGLPDIPTVKDVTPIVKTILQLYQAGTFDEIYICHNHHVNSLVSKFTNDKLLPLEEAKDTTQEEEHIASEYITEPSPEAVLSAIIPQYIESLIFGAMMDAKTAEHAASVTAMKSATDNADDLISDLSLHYNRARQAQITTEITEIVGGVAAQE; encoded by the coding sequence ATGGCTGAGTCACTTATGGATATTAAAAGAAGAATTTCTTCTACTAAGAAAACCGGTCAAATAACAAGAGCCATGCAAATGGTTTCTGGTGCTAAACTCTCTCGTATTGAAAAGAAATCTATTGCTTATCAATTGTACGCAAAAAAAGTTGAAGATATTGTCAGACATTTGACAATGGGAAATCTATTCAAAGAAATTTCAGTAACTGAAACTTCTTCAGATCCATGGAGTTTGAATAATCTTTTACAAGTACGTGAGGTAAAAAAGACTGCATATGTTGTTATTACAAGTGACCGTGGCTTAGTTGGTGGATATAATAGTAATATTTTAAAAGCTATGATGGATATTTTTGATAAAAAATATCATAATGATTTAAGTAAATTTACTGTTATTTCATTAGGAACCACAGGATCTGAATTCTTCAAATCACGTGGAATCGATATTTCTTATGAGTATCGTGGTCTACCTGATATTCCAACAGTTAAAGATGTAACTCCAATTGTTAAAACAATTTTACAGTTATATCAAGCTGGAACATTTGATGAAATTTATATTTGTCACAATCATCACGTAAATTCTTTGGTATCTAAATTTACTAATGATAAATTACTTCCACTTGAAGAAGCTAAAGATACAACCCAAGAAGAAGAACATATTGCAAGTGAATATATCACAGAACCAAGTCCTGAAGCGGTCTTGTCTGCGATTATACCTCAATATATTGAGTCCTTAATTTTCGGAGCAATGATGGATGCGAAGACGGCGGAACACGCTGCATCTGTAACAGCTATGAAGAGTGCTACTGATAATGCTGACGATTTGATATCAGATTTGTCACTACATTATAATCGTGCTCGTCAAGCTCAAATTACTACAGAAATCACTGAGATTGTCGGCGGTGTCGCTGCACAAGAATAG
- the atpA gene encoding F0F1 ATP synthase subunit alpha: protein MSIKTEEISSLIKEQLKNYKNELSVDEIGTVTYVGDGIARANGLENAMASELLEFQDGTYGVAQNLESDDVGIIILGNYDQIREGDTVKRTGRIMEVPVGDSLIGRVVNTLGQPVDGLGEIKTDKTRPIESPAPGVMQRKSVFEPLQTGLKSVDALVPIGRGQRELIIGDRKTGKTSIAIDTIINQKDQDMICVYVAIGQKESTIRSQVETLRKNGAMDYTIVVEAGPSQPAPMLYFAPYAGAAMGEYFMYNGKHVLIVYDDLSKQANAYREVSLLLRRPPGREAYPGDVFYLHSRLLERAAKLSDALGGGSMTALPIVETQAGDISAYIPTNVISITDGQIFLSSDLFYSGTRPAIDAGASVSRVGGDAQIKAMKKVAGTLRLDLSSYRELESFAQFGSDLDEATKAKLDRGSRTVEVLKQPVHSPISVEKQVLILFALTRGFLDKVEVEDIKEYESSLSEFFDANHSDLLTEIKEKGTLPDEDKMSAGVKEFTENFLASKSGKQDK, encoded by the coding sequence ATGAGCATCAAAACTGAAGAGATTAGTTCACTGATTAAAGAACAGTTGAAGAACTATAAAAATGAACTCTCAGTTGATGAAATAGGTACAGTTACATATGTTGGTGATGGTATTGCTCGTGCTAATGGCCTTGAAAATGCTATGGCAAGTGAGTTACTTGAATTCCAAGATGGTACATATGGTGTGGCTCAAAACCTTGAAAGTGATGATGTTGGTATTATCATTTTAGGAAATTACGATCAAATTCGTGAAGGCGATACAGTTAAAAGAACTGGTCGTATCATGGAAGTTCCAGTAGGTGATTCACTTATTGGACGTGTCGTTAATACATTGGGTCAACCTGTTGATGGTCTTGGTGAGATTAAAACTGACAAGACTAGACCTATCGAATCTCCTGCACCTGGTGTTATGCAACGTAAATCTGTTTTCGAACCATTACAAACTGGTTTGAAATCAGTTGATGCGCTTGTACCTATCGGCCGTGGCCAACGTGAGTTGATCATTGGTGACCGTAAGACTGGTAAAACATCAATTGCTATTGATACAATCATTAATCAAAAAGATCAAGACATGATCTGTGTATACGTTGCTATTGGTCAAAAGGAATCAACTATTAGAAGTCAAGTTGAGACCTTAAGAAAGAATGGAGCAATGGATTATACAATCGTTGTTGAAGCCGGACCTAGTCAACCAGCTCCTATGTTGTATTTTGCACCATATGCTGGAGCAGCTATGGGTGAATACTTCATGTATAACGGTAAACATGTTCTTATTGTATATGATGATTTAAGCAAACAGGCTAATGCCTATCGTGAAGTGTCACTATTGCTTCGTAGACCGCCTGGGCGTGAAGCATATCCTGGTGATGTTTTCTACTTGCATTCACGTTTACTAGAACGTGCTGCTAAGTTGAGTGATGCACTTGGTGGTGGATCAATGACTGCTTTGCCAATCGTTGAAACACAAGCCGGTGATATTTCAGCATATATTCCAACAAACGTTATTTCCATCACTGATGGACAGATATTCTTGAGTAGTGATTTGTTCTATTCAGGTACACGTCCAGCTATAGATGCTGGTGCATCTGTTTCTCGTGTTGGTGGTGATGCACAAATCAAGGCTATGAAGAAAGTCGCTGGTACATTACGTCTAGATCTTTCATCATACCGTGAATTGGAATCATTTGCTCAATTTGGCTCAGATCTTGATGAAGCCACTAAGGCAAAATTAGACCGTGGTAGTCGTACAGTTGAAGTTCTAAAACAACCAGTACATTCACCAATTTCTGTTGAAAAACAAGTATTGATCTTATTCGCTTTGACAAGAGGCTTTTTGGATAAGGTTGAGGTTGAAGATATTAAAGAATATGAATCATCACTTTCTGAATTCTTCGATGCAAATCATTCGGATCTCTTAACAGAAATTAAGGAAAAAGGTACACTACCTGACGAAGACAAGATGAGTGCCGGTGTAAAAGAATTCACCGAAAACTTCTTGGCTTCTAAATCAGGAAAGCAAGATAAATAA
- a CDS encoding F0F1 ATP synthase subunit delta yields the protein MKLSKFQVGKRYSRALYEVAVEQDSVDNTLQELKKLSEVFSENPGLNIAFSGRAISRTEKLKIVNTLKTGASELMQDFVGMLFDRDRLNCLEEITDAYVERYDTEHGIVEVTVTSVIDLTSEQEDKLKSVVKQRFSVNQVNLTKIVDPSIIGGIVVRVGDQVIDGSVVKRFNDVKKLLLVNN from the coding sequence ATGAAACTAAGTAAATTCCAAGTGGGAAAACGTTATAGTAGAGCACTTTATGAAGTAGCAGTGGAACAAGATTCAGTTGATAATACTTTGCAAGAATTGAAGAAATTAAGCGAAGTGTTTTCAGAAAATCCTGGTCTAAATATTGCTTTTTCAGGACGTGCAATTTCCCGCACTGAAAAGTTAAAAATCGTTAATACTTTAAAGACTGGTGCAAGTGAATTAATGCAGGACTTTGTAGGTATGCTTTTTGACCGAGACAGATTGAATTGCTTAGAAGAAATTACTGATGCTTATGTTGAGAGATATGATACTGAGCATGGTATTGTTGAAGTCACAGTAACTTCAGTGATTGATTTAACTTCCGAACAAGAAGATAAGTTGAAATCTGTAGTCAAACAACGATTTTCAGTAAATCAAGTAAATTTAACGAAAATAGTAGATCCATCCATCATCGGTGGGATTGTTGTCCGTGTTGGTGATCAAGTTATTGATGGAAGCGTCGTTAAGAGATTTAACGATGTTAAAAAATTGCTATTGGTTAACAATTAA
- the atpF gene encoding F0F1 ATP synthase subunit B has protein sequence MLFILISFVLLTAAVKKFAWGPVTKMMDARSDKISGDLDYADQERARADKLAKEREEALKNSRAEAIEIVNKAKDNGEDQKKSIMADAHSEAESVRQKAKSDALRAKEEAMNDAQNDIATLSMEVASKVISKELNANDQKSLIDSYIKELTVNNETK, from the coding sequence ATGCTTTTTATTCTTATTTCATTCGTCCTTTTAACTGCAGCTGTTAAGAAGTTTGCATGGGGTCCCGTCACAAAAATGATGGACGCCAGATCAGATAAAATATCCGGTGATTTGGATTATGCTGATCAAGAACGTGCACGTGCTGACAAGCTTGCAAAGGAACGTGAAGAGGCACTTAAGAATTCACGTGCTGAAGCTATTGAGATTGTTAATAAGGCTAAAGATAATGGGGAAGATCAAAAGAAATCCATTATGGCCGATGCTCATAGTGAAGCCGAATCAGTAAGACAAAAGGCTAAATCTGATGCATTACGAGCTAAAGAAGAAGCTATGAACGATGCACAAAACGACATCGCTACCCTATCTATGGAAGTTGCTTCAAAAGTTATTTCCAAAGAGCTTAATGCAAATGATCAAAAGTCATTGATCGACTCTTATATTAAGGAGTTGACCGTAAACAATGAAACTAAGTAA
- the atpE gene encoding F0F1 ATP synthase subunit C, with the protein MKEIAAAIAASFAALGASIGNGLVISKTLDSMARQPEISGDLRATMFIGVGLIEAVPIIAIAIAFVILFV; encoded by the coding sequence ATGAAAGAAATCGCGGCAGCTATTGCAGCTAGTTTTGCAGCTCTTGGAGCATCTATCGGTAACGGACTTGTTATTTCAAAGACTTTGGACAGTATGGCACGTCAACCAGAAATCTCTGGTGACTTAAGAGCAACAATGTTCATTGGTGTTGGTTTGATCGAAGCCGTTCCTATCATTGCTATTGCTATTGCATTCGTTATTCTTTTCGTATAA